TATATACAGAACAACAGCAACAGTTGTCTTTCCTCTTTTTGCCAAAAATATTCTAATTTTGCAAATATCTGTTGCTAGAAAAGCAGAAAATTGTATACTATATTTTAGTTAGTTGGCTAAATAAATATTCATGTCTTCTAAACCGATGCAAGAAACCATTGGCTATCAGATGGTTTTGGTTTCTAGGGCACATCGTCATCTAGTAAGTACAGCTCTTGCTGAACTAGGACTTTACCTTGGACAAGAAATTTTGTTGATGTATCTCTGGGAGGAAGACGGATTAACTCAATCTGAGTTAGTAGAACGTATGGAAGTAGAACCGCCGACCTTAACAAAAATGCTGAACCGCATGGAAAGATGCGGTTTACTCAAGCGTTGCCAATGTCCCGAGGATGGTCGTTCTTATGAAGTTTATTTAACCGAGGCAGGACAAGCATTGCAACAACCAGTCACTCAACTTTGGCACGAAATTGAAAAACGGATAGTGGCTAATTTGACTCTTGAAGAACGACTCTTGCTTCGACGATTGCTGATGCAGATCCGCAGTAATTTAACTTGAGTTTTTGTGTGTTTTTTGAAATTTTATTTAGCCGGCTAAAAATCATCTTAGAACTGCATATATAAACACATAATCATGTGAATTGACTTTTTTATGCCCTCTTTTTCCACTCAGCAAAAGCAGTAAGTAGTATGAATTTGCAATCACCAGAGAGTTTACCACCAGAACTACGGCATGTGATTACATATCGTGAGCTTGAACCAAAAGAGAGCCTTTTTCAACAGGGGGATGAGGCAAAAGCCTTTTATATTGTGGAAACAGGACGACTGAAACTAGTGCGATATACCAGTGATGGTAAAGAAGTAACATTTCCAATTGCTAGATCCAAAGAGATGATCGCTGAGATTGCGTTGTTTTCAGATACTTATCCTTATGCTGTTGTAGCAGAAGTAACTTCGCGAGTAATTATTTACCCGAAGCAGCCTATTTTATCCGCGCTGCGTAACAATTCTGAGCTAGCCGAGGATTTTATGGCAATGTTAGTACAGAAAATTCATGATTTGAAGGTTCGCTTAGAGTTGCGTGATATCCGTGCGGCGCATGAACGAGTGTTGCGATACTTGCAATATATGGCACAATTAGACGAACAGACAACTATTAATTTTGATCGCCCGCTCAAAGATATTGCTGTCGATTTAGGCTTGACACCTGAAACTCTTTCTCGTGCTTTAACTCGTTTAGAAAGAGAAGGCATAATTACACGTACAAGGCTACAAATTAAAC
Above is a genomic segment from Fischerella sp. JS2 containing:
- a CDS encoding Crp/Fnr family transcriptional regulator, whose product is MNLQSPESLPPELRHVITYRELEPKESLFQQGDEAKAFYIVETGRLKLVRYTSDGKEVTFPIARSKEMIAEIALFSDTYPYAVVAEVTSRVIIYPKQPILSALRNNSELAEDFMAMLVQKIHDLKVRLELRDIRAAHERVLRYLQYMAQLDEQTTINFDRPLKDIAVDLGLTPETLSRALTRLEREGIITRTRLQIKLQNLSAA
- a CDS encoding MarR family transcriptional regulator, whose product is MSSKPMQETIGYQMVLVSRAHRHLVSTALAELGLYLGQEILLMYLWEEDGLTQSELVERMEVEPPTLTKMLNRMERCGLLKRCQCPEDGRSYEVYLTEAGQALQQPVTQLWHEIEKRIVANLTLEERLLLRRLLMQIRSNLT